A genome region from Dreissena polymorpha isolate Duluth1 chromosome 16, UMN_Dpol_1.0, whole genome shotgun sequence includes the following:
- the LOC127861745 gene encoding uncharacterized protein LOC127861745 produces MATFSQSTIEKGSDTIQDFCCSTCEDMKLEESADFYCETCMKFYCRKCINPHDQLFKKHSPYGREDVKKWPVSKKVEDFLQKCVVHKDKNLEMFCQDHSQLCCNNCAFIDHRLCKTVTLISDYVKYNAIDLQQQSDCIQKILEDMKKLLDNKDASFRSVQSSYEEQVQKIHETRRKINEALDQIEKKTLNEMKDALTKLQSSLKSDVDKCATLRDELKRLRDAIQDICDKSNLDLSFIASRKCHDKIPQAEAYLKGNSVHVQVSITFEPNNEIEEYLSKLSGFGRIENRTQTLTMQGNPDQSQGEQRPPLPPLSKRDNLNRQIAGAVGRKRVLPPIPNESSRRFAAGDLKGNGATGGVDSQRVALKGLAVDTEDLEGIYSSVPKTLNDFELRRDQIDLQDLLGTGQFGSVCKGTFTLRNGKTITVAVKTFKQEDVTPRQENKEEHVTKNENDLLEEAKIMIKLSHKHILRMFGFVSGAGTAENLMLVLEYGPLGPLNSFLSAHRNFPQAGIVLLLWQVAMGMEFLESKKIIHRDVSARNVLLFTESFAKIFDFGDSKELPPDDDYYEAQEAGKWPLKWYPPECIYYWKFDSTSDVWSYGVTMWEATSYGEEPYKGKRGAEILKFLVEEEKRMEKPPLCDEDVYDVMLSCWEYEVTSLPLYRNTCH; encoded by the exons aTGGCAACTTTTTCGCAATCTACCATTGAAAAGGGATCTGACACGATCCAGGACTTCTGTTGTTCGACCTGTGAAGACATGAAACTAGAAGAATCGGCCGATTTCTACTGCGAAACTTGTATGAAGTTTTACTGTCGAAAATGTATCAACCCACACGACCAGTTGTTTAAGAAACATTCCCCTTATGGAAGGGAGGATGTGAAGAAATGGCCGGTTTCCAAGAAAGTGGAAGATTTTCTTCAAAAATGTGTCGTTCACAAAGATAAAAACCTGGAAATGTTTTGCCAAGATCACAGTCAACTATGCTGCAACAACTGTGCTTTCATTGATCACAG ACTATGCAAGACGGTGACACTTATATCAGACTACGTAAAATATAACGCCATAGACCTGCAGCAACAATCCGATTGTATCCAAAAAATTCTAGAAGATATGAAGAAACTTCTAGACAACAAGGATGCTTCTTTTCGGTCCGTGCAAAGCTCATACGAAGAGCAGGTACAGAAGATACATGAAACTCGCCGAAAAATAAATGAAGCCTTAGACCAGATCGAAAAAAAGACACTGAATGAAATGAAAGATGCTTTGACCAAACTGCAGTCCTCTCTTAAAAGTGATGTCGACAAATGTGCCACTCTTCGGGATGAATTGAAACGACTTCGAGATGCCATACAGGACATATGTGATAAAAGCAATCTAGATCTGTCTTTTATAGCCAGCAGAAAATGCCATGACAAAATACCACAGGCTGAAGCCTATCTAAAGGGGAACTCTGTTCATGTTCAAGTTTCAATAACATTCGAGCCTAACAATGAAATTGAGGAATACCTGTCTAAACTGTCAGGTTTTGGTAGAATTGAAAACAGAACCCAGACATTGACGATGCAGGGAAATCCGGACCAG TCCCAGGGTGAACAACGTCCCCCGCTGCCGCCCTTATCAAAACGTGACAATCTCAACCGCCAAATCGCAGGGGCTGTAGGACGAAAGCGTGTTTTGCCGCCAATCCCTAACGAAAGCAGTCGAAGGTTTGCTGCAGGAGACTTGAAGGGCAATG GAGCGACTGGTGGGGTTGACAGTCAGCGCGTGGCTTTGAAAGGTTTGGCTGTGGATACGGAAGATCTGGAGGGGATTTATAGCTCCGTGCCAAAAACGTTGAACGACTTTGAGCTGCGACGGGATCAGATCGATTTGCAAGACTTATTAG GTACGGGCCAGTTTGGGTCTGTGTGTAAGGGGACGTTCACACTGCGTAATGGCAAGACAATAACGGTTGCTGTGAAGACGTTTAAACAGGAGGACGTGACGCCACGTCAGGAG AATAAAGAAGAGCATGTCACCAAGAATGAGAATGACTTGTTGGAGGAAGCAAAAATCATGATAAAACTGAGTCATAAACACATTCTTCGAATGTTTG GTTTTGTTTCAGGGGCGGGTACAGCTGAAAATCTCATGTTGGTGCTGGAGTACGGCCCCTTAGGACCGTTGAACTCGTTTTTGTCGGCTCACAG AAATTTTCCACAAGCCGGCATAGTGTTGTTACTATGGCAGGTTGCTATGGGAATGGAATTCCTCGAGTCAAAGAAAATCATTCATCGAGATGTTTCTGCCAGAAACGTTCTTCTTTTCACAGAGAGTTTTGCCAAAATCTTCGACTTTGGAGACTCCAAAGAGCTTCCTCCGGACGATGATTATTATGAA GCCCAAGAAGCAGGCAAATGGCCCCTCAAGTGGTATCCCCCAGAGTGCATCTACTACTGGAAGTTTGACTCCACGTCTGACGTGTGGAGCTATGGAGTCACCATGTGGGAGGCAACGTCGTATGGGGAGGAACcttacaag